The genomic region ACAGACATGGCATTTTAGAAAAACTTCGGATAAGGCGGCTTATGCCACAGGAATGTTTGAGAGCGCAGGGATTCAGTGAGGAACAGGCTCAAAAGATATGCTTGGTAAATTCCGATAATCAGGTGTATAAGCAGGCAGGGAATGCCGTTACCGTAAATGTGGTACAGGCAATCGGTGAAAGGTTAAAAGAAGTGGATGATGAGTTATATAAAAGAAAGGGGTAGAATTTATGAATTACAAAGCAAGCGTGAACCTTATTAACAAACCCGGAAGCTTAAAGGGAGTTGCCTCGGTTTCCATCAATGACGAGTTTGTTGTAAAAGGTGTGAGGATTTTTGAGGGCAATGACG from Qingrenia yutianensis harbors:
- a CDS encoding DNA cytosine methyltransferase, whose protein sequence is IIEGVMPCLTPGKLYKRQNGPRFRGEDGLMFTITATDRHGILEKLRIRRLMPQECLRAQGFSEEQAQKICLVNSDNQVYKQAGNAVTVNVVQAIGERLKEVDDELYKRKG